The stretch of DNA CGCGACTTCGCTCGCGACCACGCCGCCGAGGTCGGACGGCAGCGCCGGATCGTGATTGCCCGAGATCCAGATCCAGTCGCGCCGCGCCTGCATGGCCGTCAGCGCCTCGCGGTCGGAGGCCGACAGCCGCTCATGCGCGGTGCGATCGTGAAAACTGTCGCCAAGTGCAATGACCATGCGCGGGTCGTGCCGCGCGATGACGGCGGCGAGACGGCCGAGCGTCGCCACCGTGTCATAGGGCGGCAGCAGCACGCCGCGCGCGGCGAAGCTGGAGCCCTTTTCCAGATGCAGGTCGGAGACGACGAGCAGACGCTGCTCCTGCCAGAACAGCGCGCCGGAGAGGTCGGCGAGCATCGAGACGCCTGCGACTTCCAAAATGCTGTTGGGAACGACCGAAAGAACCACATTCTCCGTCATGGCTGGGCCTGTCCCGGCCATCCACGTCTTGCTTCCACAAAGAAAGACGTGGATGCCCGGGTCAAGCCCGGGCATGACGACGTTGATGGATTAGCGCCCTGCAAATTCATTTTCTTACGACATCTTCCTTACGACATCGCCTCTTTGATGAGTTCATCGGCGGCTTCCGCCAGCAACTCATCTCCCGCTTCGCCATAAACTGACTCGCGGCCGATTTCCAGCATCACGGGGACTGCGAGCGGCGAAACTTGCTCGAGTTCCCGATGGGTGATTCGGCCCTGAATGCGCGAGAGCATATCACCCAGACGCTTGAGATCGAGCAGGCCAGCGGCGGCGTCTGCGCGGGCGGCGCGGAGCAGCACGTGGTCGGCCTGGTGCTTGCGCAGCACGTCATAGACGAGATCGGTCGAGAACAGCACC from Bradyrhizobium sp. AZCC 1693 encodes:
- the pdeM gene encoding ligase-associated DNA damage response endonuclease PdeM, with the protein product MTENVVLSVVPNSILEVAGVSMLADLSGALFWQEQRLLVVSDLHLEKGSSFAARGVLLPPYDTVATLGRLAAVIARHDPRMVIALGDSFHDRTAHERLSASDREALTAMQARRDWIWISGNHDPALPSDLGGVVASEVAIGPIAFRHEPTGAAGEIAGHLHPKARVATRGRSMERRCFASDGERAVMPAFGAYTGGLSIRDVAFAKIFGSPGFMAHVLGDNKLHAISASRCY